The following proteins are co-located in the Prionailurus viverrinus isolate Anna chromosome A1, UM_Priviv_1.0, whole genome shotgun sequence genome:
- the URAD gene encoding putative 2-oxo-4-hydroxy-4-carboxy-5-ureidoimidazoline decarboxylase translates to MDMEKVNSMDFGEFVDVFGNVVERCPLIAAAVWSQRPFSNSEDLEKHFFAFIDALPRSGQEGILRCHPDLAGRELQQGTLTAESRREQRGAGLMSLDAAERLRLAELNAQYRARFGFPFVLAARLSDRAAVPGELARRLQRPPAEELRTALGEVKKIGRLRLADLLGAAGLAGP, encoded by the exons ATGGACATGGAGAAGGTCAACTCCATGGACTTTGGAGAATTTGTGGATGTGTTCGGGAATGTCGTTGAGAGATGCCCTCTGATTGCGGCTGCTGTGTGGTCCCAGCGCCCGTTCTCCAACTCGGAAGACTTAGAGAAGCACTTTTTTGCCTTTATTGACGCCCTTCCACGGTCAG GCCAAGAGGGCATCCTGCGCTGCCACCCGGACCTGGCGGGCCGCGAGCTGCAGCAGGGCACGCTCACTGCGGAGTCGCGGCGGGAGCAGAGGGGCGCGGGCCTGATGAGCCTGGACGCGGCCGAGCGGCTCCGGCTGGCGGAGCTCAACGCTCAGTACCGCGCGCGCTTCGGCTTCCCCTTCGTGCTCGCCGCGCGTCTCAGCGACCGGGCGGCGGTGCCGGGGGAGCTGGCGCGCCGGCTGCAGCGCCCGCCCGCCGAGGAGCTGCGCACCGCCCTGGGCGAGGTGAAGAAGATCGGCCGCCTGCGCCTCGCCGACCTCCTCGGCGCCGCCGGCCTCGCCGGACCGTAG